The genomic segment CCTATATCCTTTAAAATTTAAAGACATAAGTCTATCCAAAAACACTTTAATGAATGTTAATATTCAAAATTTCAAGCCAATAAAAGCAATGATACTGTATAATTTATGTTCTTATTTTTTGGGTAGATGTCCGAGTGGTTGAAGGAGCACGCCTGGAACGCGTGTAGGTGTAACAGCCTCGTGGGTTCGAATCCCACTTTACCCGCCACTATACTTTATATAAATGATAAAAATATATTTAAAATACCCAAACGACAAGTTTTAAAACTCATCGTTTGAATACTTATGTAGTTTATTTTTGCTTTTTGTTTAAAATTCTATCGCTCAAAGTTCCAGCGACCATAGCACCATTTACATTTAAAGCAGTTCTTCCCATATCTATCAAAGGCTCGATAGATATAAGCAAACCAACCAAGGCAAGCGGTAAATTTAAAGCAGATAACACAACGATAGCGGCAAATGTAGCACCGCCACCAACACCAGCTATACCAAATGATGAGATAGCTACGATTAAAATAAGGCTAAGGATATACTGAACACTAAAAGGGTCTATACCAACCGTTGGCGCAACCATAACCGCGAGCATCGCAGGATAAATTCCAGCACAACCGTTTTGTCCTATCGTAGCACCAAATGTAGCAGCAAAGTTTGCTATAACACTATCGTTTCCAAGCTTATCTGTTTGGGTTTCTATATTTAAAGGTATGGTAGCAGCACTTGAACGAGAGCTAAAAGCAAAACTTAAAACAGGCAATACCTTTTTATAATAATCCAAAGGATTTACTTTAAATACAAAAAGCAATATACCATGAATTACAAACATTGACAATAGTGCAAGATAAGAAGCTACTATAAAACTACCTAAATTTACCACATCAGACCAAACAGATACTGCTGCCATCTTTGTCATTAATGCAAAGACACCATAAGGAGTTAAACTAATTATAAAACGAACTAAGCGTATTATCCACTGATTTAATAACTCAACACCACTAGCAATTCTTTCACCAAATTCTTGATTTTGCTTAGAAAGGTTTAAAGCTGCTATGCCAAGTAATGCGGCAAAAATAACGGTGCTAATTATAGAAGTAGGGTTTGCACCAGTAAGTTCTGCAAATGGATTTTTTGGTATAAAAGATACAAGCATTGAAGGTATTGTTAAGCTACTTATTTTTTCAGCTCTACCACTTATGCTAAGTTGTGCAGCCAATTCTCTTTCCCCAGCCACCAAACCCTCAGCCGATAAGTCAAACATATAGGCCATAGCAATACCTATAGCGGCTGCGATAGCTGTAGTAAGAAGCAAAACAGATAAAACACTAAGACTAACCTTGCCTAGTGATTTTGAGTTATGCAATCTAGTAATGGCTGCCAAAATAGAGATAAAAACAAGTGGCATAACAATCATTTGAAGCAAACGAACATAGCCACTACCAACTATATTTATCCAATCAAGTGTAGAGCTAATAATTGGTTTATCATAAAAGTTTTGCATCAAAGCACCACCGATAAGACCCAAAAACAAACCAACAAATACTGTTAAGCCTAGTTTTTGAGTGCTTTGAAACACTTTAAACAATACAAATAATAAAACAACAAAAACTATTAAATTTAAAATAATCATATTAAATCCTCAAAAAAATAAAGAAATGGTAAAATAAACCATTATTAAAAAATACGAGTAAATTTAAAACATAAATTTACAACCCTATCTAAGATGGCAAGTATTGTTACAACAGTATCCGGCAGTTACTTCTGGAGTTTTTAAAGAATAATCGTTTATAGTCAAAGCATAACTATCAAGTAAACGAAATAAAATACTGTTCATAATAAACCTTTCATTAAAGTGAAAGAATTTTATCATATTTTATTAAACTTCCGTTCAATAAAATACAGTTTTTCTTTAAATTAATAAAATTCGAAACTAGTTTTTATCATCATTTACTCAACTAACACTTTAATAAGCTTAAAAAATCAATCAATAAATTTTCTTTTTATAAGTGTATAAAGTTTTATATTTGATATAAAAAATGTAACTATCGCTGGGCCTAGTATAAGCCCCCAAAAACCAAATGTGCTAATACCAGCTATCATTGAGAAAAATAGTAAAAGTTCGTTTATCTTGGTTGGAATTTTTACAAGTTTTGAATTTATAAACTTTATAATAAGGGGCTTTAAAAAAGTATCGGCTATTATAGAAATAACAATTATAGTATATAAGGCTATTACTATTGCAGCAGTTGTATTTAGGTTTGCAAACTCGTAAAGACTTATAGGGAGCCACAAAAGAAGACCTCCTATAACAGGTATAAGCGAACTAAATCCAAATAAAATTCCAGTCAAAAATCCATCATATCCATATATACTTGTTATAAATGCAAAAAGACAACCTTGAAAAATAGTATTTATAATAATAGAATAAAATACAACACTCATAACATTTGCAACTTCGCTTAATACAAACTCACTATCTTTTATATTCATAGGAAGTGCTTTTTTGATATACCCTATAAGTTCACTTCCGTACAAAATACAAAAAAAGAAAAAAACAAGTATAAAAACCATATCTATCATAAACTTAGCACTTAATTTTCCTACATTTGCTATATTTGAAACAACAGTGTTAAACAAAAATTTCACATCAATACTTGAAATTATTTCTTTTATTTTTGGTGTTAAAAATTCAAAGCTTTTTGGTAGATTAAAATCATAATTCTTTAAATAATCAACAGTTGTATTTATGGTATTTATGTCTATATTTGCTGCATATTTTGCAACACTAACAACAGCATATAAAAATGGTGCCATAAACAAGCTAAACAGAGCCACGGTAGTAAGAAAAGCCGAAAGTGTCTTTTTATTATTTGTTATTTGCAAAAGTTTTACATTTATATTTGATGTGGCAACCGCAAGTAAAGCTGCTATAAATATATTTAATAAAAATGGCTTAAAAAGATACAAGACCAAACAAAGAGAAAAGATTACGAAAAATCCAACATAAACCCTGCCATTATTAATCATCAAACAAGCCTTTATCTATCTTAATATTAAAAAGTTCAAAACTCTTCATACTTGCTATCCTACCTCTTGCTGTTCGTTCAATATAACCATTTGCAAGCAAATAAGGCTCAAGCACATCTTCAACCGTGCCTTCATCTTCGCTTAAAGCGGCCGCAATAGTGCTAAGTCCGAGCGGTCTACGTCTTGCTTGAGTTAAAATT from the Campylobacter pinnipediorum subsp. pinnipediorum genome contains:
- a CDS encoding L-cystine transporter → MIILNLIVFVVLLFVLFKVFQSTQKLGLTVFVGLFLGLIGGALMQNFYDKPIISSTLDWINIVGSGYVRLLQMIVMPLVFISILAAITRLHNSKSLGKVSLSVLSVLLLTTAIAAAIGIAMAYMFDLSAEGLVAGERELAAQLSISGRAEKISSLTIPSMLVSFIPKNPFAELTGANPTSIISTVIFAALLGIAALNLSKQNQEFGERIASGVELLNQWIIRLVRFIISLTPYGVFALMTKMAAVSVWSDVVNLGSFIVASYLALLSMFVIHGILLFVFKVNPLDYYKKVLPVLSFAFSSRSSAATIPLNIETQTDKLGNDSVIANFAATFGATIGQNGCAGIYPAMLAVMVAPTVGIDPFSVQYILSLILIVAISSFGIAGVGGGATFAAIVVLSALNLPLALVGLLISIEPLIDMGRTALNVNGAMVAGTLSDRILNKKQK
- a CDS encoding AI-2E family transporter — encoded protein: MNNGRVYVGFFVIFSLCLVLYLFKPFLLNIFIAALLAVATSNINVKLLQITNNKKTLSAFLTTVALFSLFMAPFLYAVVSVAKYAANIDINTINTTVDYLKNYDFNLPKSFEFLTPKIKEIISSIDVKFLFNTVVSNIANVGKLSAKFMIDMVFILVFFFFCILYGSELIGYIKKALPMNIKDSEFVLSEVANVMSVVFYSIIINTIFQGCLFAFITSIYGYDGFLTGILFGFSSLIPVIGGLLLWLPISLYEFANLNTTAAIVIALYTIIVISIIADTFLKPLIIKFINSKLVKIPTKINELLLFFSMIAGISTFGFWGLILGPAIVTFFISNIKLYTLIKRKFID